From the genome of Streptomyces sp. S4.7:
TCTCGGCGGTCGGTGGTGTCCCGAGCGACCTGCCCGGCGGATTGCACCAGGCCTCGTCCCCCTGGTCCTTGAGGGGGCCCTCGCCGTTGCGGCTGGTGTCGACGGTGAAGTGGGCGCCGTCGAGGAGCCCGGAGAGCCGGGTGCCGAAGGTCTTGACGGCCCCGTCCGTCTCGAAGTTGGAGACGTTGAGCGAGAAGCCGTCCGCCTTGGCGACACCCGCCGTGCGCAGCGGCTCCGCGAGCTTCTCCGGTTCCTTGATCCAGTTCGGGTTGCCCGCGTCCAGATAGACCTTGGTGCCCGGCTGCTCCTTCAGCCGCTCGATCGCGTCCGAGAGGAGCTGGTTGCGCTCGGCGTGGTGCTCTGCGGGGGTGCAGCCGTCCACCAGGTGCGAGACGGCGTCCGGCTCCAGGATCACCAGGGCGCGGGCGTCGCCGATCGCGGTGGCGAAGGAGTCGATCCAGTCGAGGTAGGCCCGGCCGTCGCGGGCGCCGCCGGCCGAGTAGAGGCCGCAGTCGCGGTGCGGGATGTTGTACGCGACGAGCACCACCGTGCGTTTTCCCGCCGCGCCCTTGACGGCCCTGCGGATCCCCGGCGCGGGGTCGTCGCCGGAGGGCCAGTCGGCCACGGGGCGCTCCGAGATCCGCTTGAGGAGCTCGGCGTCCTCGGTACGGCCCTCGGCCTGCCACTCCTCGACCTGGCGCGCGGCGTCGCTCTGCGGGTCCACCCAGAACGGTGAGCCGCCGCTGGGGGCGGCCTCGCCCCGTACGGCCGCGGTACCGGTCCTGCCGGGCGCGGGGGCTTCGGAGCCGGACGAGCAGGCGGCGAGCGCGAGCGCGAGAACGGCGGCGGAGGCCGAGGCTGCGGTGGAGAGGCGGCGCGGTGTGCGGCCGGACATCCAGCCCCCTTGAACGACCGGAGAAGCACAGGACCGGCCAATCGTGACATAACGGTCACAATCCGTGTCGTTACGACACCGCCAGCGCGATCCCGAGCGGTGTCCGCTCGTACAGCACCTGGTGCGACTGGCGCCGCGACGTCAGCAGGCCGGCGTCGCGCAGCACCGACAGATGCGCGGACACGGAGGACGGCGCGAGGCCCAGCCGGTGCGCGAGCGCGGTGGTCCCGGCGGGCTCGTCGAGCGCGCACAGGACATCGGCCCGGACCCGGCCGAGCAGCCGGGCGAGGGTCTCCGGCGTACGGTCGGCCGGCTCCGTCCACAGGCCGCCGATGCCGCGTGCCGGATAGATCACGGCGGGCTGCCAGGGCGGCTCGTGCCCGCCGATGATCTCGGGCCAGGTGAAGACGCTCGGTACGAGGACGAGACCGCGTCCGCCGAGCACCCGGTCGTGGTCGCCGCGCGTGCCGAGGACGGTGAGGGTGGAGTCGGCCCACACGAGCCGGGGGCTCAACTCGCCCAGCAGCCGCCCGAATCCGACCTCGGCGAGCCGCCGCGAGTGATAGGCGATGTCGGCTTCGAGCAGCGCGCGCAGACGGGGCCAGTCGGGCTCGATCAACCGCTGCCAGACCTGCTCCAGCAGTCCGGCGATCTCCCGCACCGCGTGCGCGGGATCGTCCAGCATCTCGCGCCCCGGACCGCTCTCGGCGGCGCCGGGCGTCTCGGCGAGCGTGAGGGTCAGATCCCGGCGGGCGACATCGAGGGGCGTCGACCGAACCAGCGCGATCTCCTCGGCGAAGGTGGCGACGGGGCTCTCGGGCGGCGGGCAGAAGAAGTCGGGATTGTGTCCGGCCTGCGGCATCAACAGCCACAGCCGCCGCAGATCGATCCCGGCCGCGGCGCTCCTGATCCGCCGCAGCCACGGCAGGTGATACCCGTGCCGCTCGGGCCGCGAGAGGGTGCGTACGGCCTCCTGCGTCTCCCAGAGCGGCGACAGGGCGAACCGGCAGCGCAGCAGATCGTGCTCGCCGAAGTGCAACTGGAACGCCACGGGTCGGTTCCTCGCTCGGTCCGGAGAGATTCGGATGGAGCCGAAAGTCTAGAGCCCGGACTCCCTCCGGACGAGGCTTCGTCCCATGCCGACCGAATCAGCCCGCCCGTCGACCCCCACGCCCGACGGGCCGCAGCCCCCGCCCGCGCCGGACGTGCCGAGTGTCGTGTCCTCGATCGCCGGACGTGTCGAGACCCGCCGCCCGGCCACCGGGTCGGCGGTGGCCGCCGGGGCGGGGGCACCCGCGCCCGACGGCTCGGAGGTCCCGCCCGCGCCGGGCGGCGCGGGCGCTGTGTCCTCAAGCGCCGGACGGGCCGATTCGGCCCGCCCGGCCGAGGTCGCGCCGGGGTATCGCGAGGTGTTGTGGGTACGGGAGTTCCGCGTCGTGTTTGCCGCGCATCTGCTGTCACTGCTCGGGGTCGTCGTCACCGAGATCTCCCTGACCGTCCTCGTCTACGACCTCACCGGATCACCCCTCCTCAGCGCCCTCACCTTCGCGCTCGGGTTTCTGCCCTACGTCTTCGGCGGGACGCTCCTCGCCGGGGTCGCCGACCGGTTTCCGGTGCGGCGGGTGCTCGTCGTGTGCGATCTCGTCTGCGCCGGGTGCGTCGCCGTGATGGTGGTGCCCGGGACGCCCGTCGCGGGGCTGCTCGCGCTGCGGTGCGCCGTCGCCGCCGTCGCGCCCGTGTTCACCGGGACCCGGATGGCGGCCCTCACCGACATCCTCGGGGAGGGCGACCTCTACGTCCTCGGCCGCTCCCTCCTGCGGATCGTGTCGCAGAGCGCGCTTCTCGTCGGGTTCGCCGTCGGCGGCCTCCTCCTCGCCGTCGTACCCCCGCGCGGGGCGATCGCGATCACCGTTGTCACCTTCCTCTGCTCGGCCGCGCTGCTGCGCTTCGGTACGAAGGACAGGCCGGCCCGCCTTCTCGAGAAGGACGGCGGCGCGAATCTGCTGCGGGACTCGCTCGACGGCGCCCGGCTGGTCTTCGCCGACCGGCGGATCCGCGCGCTGACGCTGCTCTTCTGGATTCCCGCGATGTTCGTCGTCGCGCCGGAGGCGCTGATGGCGCCGTACGCCGACCGGATCGGCGTCGGCCCCGCCGCACTCGGCCTGATGATGTGCGCGATGCCCGTCGGGCACATCGCGGCCGAACTCGTCGCGGGCTCCGCGCTCGGCCCCCGTTCGCGCTCACGGATCGTGCTCCCCTCCGCCGCCTTGGGGCTGCTGCCCCTGCTCGTGTACGCCGTCACGCCCGGTATCGCCCTGGCCGTGGTCGCCCTCGCCCTGTCCGGCGTCGGCGCCGTGTACGTGATCGGACTCGACCAGTGGTTCGTGGAGGCGGTCCCGGAGGAACTCCGGGGCCGGGCCATGACGCTGATGACCGCCGGGCTGATGACGGTGCAGGGCCTCGGCATGGCGCTGGCGGGTCTCGCCGCCGAGTTCGTGCCGGTGCACCAGGTCGTCGCCGGGGCCGGCGCGATCGGAACCCTCTGCTCGGTCCTTCTCGTGTACGAGGTCCGCCGAACGGGTGGACCCCGTAATCCGGGAGTAGGGGCAGACCGGGACATGACCACTCGGTAGGGTCGCTGACGTGTCCAAGCCGCTCAGCCTTGCCTTCGATCCCATCGCCCGAGCCGACGAGCTCTGGCAGCAGCGCTGGGGCCCCGTGCCGTCGATGGGCGCCATCACGTCGATCATGCGGGCCCACCAGATCCTGCTCGCCGAGGTCGACGCGGTGGTCAGACCGTACGGGCTGACCTTCGCGCGGTACGAGGCACTGGTGCTGCTCACCTTCTCCAAGGCCGGTGAGCTGACCATGTCCAAGATCGGCGAGAGGCTGATGGTCCACCCGACGTCCGTCACGAACACGGTGGACCGGCTGGTCAGGGCCGGTCTGGTCGACAAGCGCCCCAACCCCAACGACGGCCGCGGCACCCTCGCCTCGATCACCGACAGGGGCCGCGAGGTGGTGGAGGTCGCGACCCGCGACCTGATGGAGATGGAGTTCGGCCTCGGGGCGTACGACGCGGAGGAGTGCGCCGAGATCTTCGCGATACTGCGCCCGCTGCGCATCTCGGCCAAGGACTTCGAGGAGAACTGAGCCCCGCCGTCCGCGGGGACTTTTCGGGTCGTTACGCTCGTCGCATGAAACAGAGCATCCTGACCCGCTACCGGGTCATGGCGTACATCACCGCCGTCTGGCTGCTGGTCTTCACCGTCGCCATCGTGCTGAAGTACGGCTTCGACACGGGCGACACCATGGTGATCTCCCAGATCCACGGTCTGCTCTTCATCGTCTACGTCGTCTTCGCCTTCGACCTTGGCTCCAAGGCCAAGTGGTCCTTCGGCAAGCTCCTGTGGGTGCTGGCCGCCGGCTGCATCCCGGTCGCCTCGTTCTTCGTCGAACCGAAGATCACCCGAGAGGTCCAGCCGCTGATCGTCCGGGACGAGACCGCCCCCGTCGAGGCCTAGCCACGCTCCCTTCCCACCGCCGTGAGGAAACTCGCGGCGGTTTACGTTCGACATTTACTAGGACGTCCTAGTAAATTCGAGGTATGGACGCTCACGCGCAGGCCGAGACCGCAGCGATCGAGGAGGGCCGCCGGCGCTGGCAGGCCCGTTACGACAAGGCCCGCAAGCGGGACGCGGACTTCTCCACGCTCTCGGGTGACCCCGTCGAGCCGGTCTACGGGCCGCGCCCGGGTGACACGTACGAGGGATTCGAGCGGATCGGCTGGCCGGGCGAGTACCCCTTCACCCGCGGACTCCACGCGACCGGCTACCGGGGCCGTACGTGGACGATCCGCCAGTTCGCCGGCTTCGGCAACGCGCGCCAGACCAACGAGCGCTACAAGACCATCCTCGCCAACGGCGGCGGCGGTCTCTCCGTCGCC
Proteins encoded in this window:
- a CDS encoding DUF5937 family protein, which encodes MAFQLHFGEHDLLRCRFALSPLWETQEAVRTLSRPERHGYHLPWLRRIRSAAAGIDLRRLWLLMPQAGHNPDFFCPPPESPVATFAEEIALVRSTPLDVARRDLTLTLAETPGAAESGPGREMLDDPAHAVREIAGLLEQVWQRLIEPDWPRLRALLEADIAYHSRRLAEVGFGRLLGELSPRLVWADSTLTVLGTRGDHDRVLGGRGLVLVPSVFTWPEIIGGHEPPWQPAVIYPARGIGGLWTEPADRTPETLARLLGRVRADVLCALDEPAGTTALAHRLGLAPSSVSAHLSVLRDAGLLTSRRQSHQVLYERTPLGIALAVS
- a CDS encoding MarR family transcriptional regulator; this translates as MSKPLSLAFDPIARADELWQQRWGPVPSMGAITSIMRAHQILLAEVDAVVRPYGLTFARYEALVLLTFSKAGELTMSKIGERLMVHPTSVTNTVDRLVRAGLVDKRPNPNDGRGTLASITDRGREVVEVATRDLMEMEFGLGAYDAEECAEIFAILRPLRISAKDFEEN
- a CDS encoding DUF3817 domain-containing protein; this translates as MKQSILTRYRVMAYITAVWLLVFTVAIVLKYGFDTGDTMVISQIHGLLFIVYVVFAFDLGSKAKWSFGKLLWVLAAGCIPVASFFVEPKITREVQPLIVRDETAPVEA
- a CDS encoding MFS transporter — its product is MPTESARPSTPTPDGPQPPPAPDVPSVVSSIAGRVETRRPATGSAVAAGAGAPAPDGSEVPPAPGGAGAVSSSAGRADSARPAEVAPGYREVLWVREFRVVFAAHLLSLLGVVVTEISLTVLVYDLTGSPLLSALTFALGFLPYVFGGTLLAGVADRFPVRRVLVVCDLVCAGCVAVMVVPGTPVAGLLALRCAVAAVAPVFTGTRMAALTDILGEGDLYVLGRSLLRIVSQSALLVGFAVGGLLLAVVPPRGAIAITVVTFLCSAALLRFGTKDRPARLLEKDGGANLLRDSLDGARLVFADRRIRALTLLFWIPAMFVVAPEALMAPYADRIGVGPAALGLMMCAMPVGHIAAELVAGSALGPRSRSRIVLPSAALGLLPLLVYAVTPGIALAVVALALSGVGAVYVIGLDQWFVEAVPEELRGRAMTLMTAGLMTVQGLGMALAGLAAEFVPVHQVVAGAGAIGTLCSVLLVYEVRRTGGPRNPGVGADRDMTTR
- a CDS encoding glycoside hydrolase family 6 protein, which gives rise to MSGRTPRRLSTAASASAAVLALALAACSSGSEAPAPGRTGTAAVRGEAAPSGGSPFWVDPQSDAARQVEEWQAEGRTEDAELLKRISERPVADWPSGDDPAPGIRRAVKGAAGKRTVVLVAYNIPHRDCGLYSAGGARDGRAYLDWIDSFATAIGDARALVILEPDAVSHLVDGCTPAEHHAERNQLLSDAIERLKEQPGTKVYLDAGNPNWIKEPEKLAEPLRTAGVAKADGFSLNVSNFETDGAVKTFGTRLSGLLDGAHFTVDTSRNGEGPLKDQGDEAWCNPPGRSLGTPPTAETGDELIDAYLWIKRPGDSDGTCRGGPAAGTWWPDYALGLARRAGA